The Bacillus sp. Y1 genome includes the window TAAAATAGTAGCCAAACTAGGTACTATTACCCAAATGACCAAGGACTATTATAACTTTAATTTGGTAAAATGTTAACAATTTATTGTTAAATTATGAACAAATTGTTACAGAAGGGAGTTACTTGAAGAACTTGAGGGATTTTTACAGAATAAACTATAGCGACTCAAGTGAACAAAAAATGACTCGGAATTAATTCCCGAGTCATTACTTGTTTTTTTAGCTATTTATTTGTTTAGAGTGAGAACATAATTACTTTTTCCGATCGTAAAAAATGCCATCTGGGTTATAATTCTCATATGGATTGGCATATTTATTTGTCGATTCTTTTTTTGTTTTAAGGTCTTTCATATCTTTTTGAATGTTCAGCTTTTCTTGGTTCATTAACCCATTTAAGTGATCATTAAGCTGCTTACACTTTTGTATCAGTTCTCGCTC containing:
- a CDS encoding flagellar protein FliT: MSGLQLFFDLTVQLIKLYQTNGNRDERIQETERLLALRDEAIKNVTSPSTDTERELIQKCKQLNDHLNGLMNQEKLNIQKDMKDLKTKKESTNKYANPYENYNPDGIFYDRKK